From the Bacteroidales bacterium genome, one window contains:
- a CDS encoding saccharopine dehydrogenase C-terminal domain-containing protein, with translation MKIIVLGAGLVGGPMAMDLAKDPDLMVTVVDRQKISLDRLGTDFKGTCITSDLSDHENLLKLIQDQDIVLNAVPGYLGFATLQTIIEAGKNAVDIAFSPEDVFELDDRAKNKGVTAVVDMGVAPGMSNLLTGYAVSMLDATEKVTIYVGGLPRIRQWPWEYRAVFSPVDVIEEYTRPARFIDKGQMVTKPALSDPELIDFPKIGTLEAFNSDGLRTLMATIQAPSMIEKTLRYPGHIEKINVLRDTGFFSTDPVEISGASIRPLDLTSRLLFPKWKLNEGEEDVTIMQIIVEGIRDNEPVRYVWDLFDTYDSVSGVHSMARTTGYTATMAVRMIAHRLYREKGIIPPETIGKNHLCVEYILEGLRERGVVYELREERGKI, from the coding sequence ATGAAAATCATTGTATTAGGCGCCGGCCTGGTCGGCGGTCCCATGGCGATGGACCTGGCAAAAGATCCGGATTTAATGGTTACCGTCGTTGATCGGCAGAAGATCAGCCTCGACAGGCTGGGAACAGATTTTAAGGGCACCTGTATCACATCGGATCTTTCGGATCATGAAAATCTCCTAAAACTGATTCAGGATCAGGATATTGTATTGAATGCGGTGCCGGGATACCTGGGATTTGCAACACTGCAAACGATCATCGAAGCCGGGAAAAATGCAGTGGACATTGCATTTTCACCCGAGGATGTCTTCGAGCTGGACGATCGCGCTAAAAACAAGGGCGTCACTGCGGTGGTGGATATGGGAGTGGCTCCGGGGATGAGTAATTTGTTGACAGGATACGCCGTTTCGATGCTGGATGCAACCGAAAAGGTGACCATTTACGTCGGTGGGTTGCCCAGGATCAGGCAATGGCCCTGGGAGTACAGGGCTGTTTTTTCACCGGTGGATGTCATCGAAGAATATACGCGTCCGGCCCGCTTTATTGATAAGGGGCAGATGGTGACCAAACCTGCACTTTCGGACCCTGAACTGATCGACTTCCCAAAGATCGGCACCCTGGAAGCATTCAACAGTGATGGTCTTCGCACCCTGATGGCCACCATTCAGGCACCCTCGATGATCGAAAAGACCCTCCGGTACCCCGGACACATTGAAAAAATCAACGTTCTGCGCGACACAGGCTTTTTTAGCACAGATCCCGTCGAGATAAGCGGCGCCAGCATCAGGCCCCTGGACCTTACCTCCCGCCTGCTTTTTCCGAAATGGAAACTGAACGAGGGAGAGGAAGACGTGACCATCATGCAAATCATCGTCGAAGGGATCAGGGACAATGAACCTGTACGCTATGTCTGGGACCTGTTTGATACCTACGACTCCGTATCCGGGGTGCACTCCATGGCACGCACCACGGGTTATACGGCCACCATGGCGGTCAGGATGATCGCTCACCGGCTTTACAGGGAAAAAGGAATCATCCCGCCTGAAACGATCGGGAAAAACCATCTCTGCGTTGAATATATCCTGGAAGGACTTCGGGAGAGAGGGGTGGTGTATGAGTTGAGAGAGGAAAGAGGTAAAATCTAA
- a CDS encoding DMT family transporter: MLQKVPENPKKISLSLPPRNFEAPVTEGKQKIITYGLVVISMIFWGMSFIWTSIVFRCYPPITTIFLRLVLSSVLLMAGLLAFGKLERIKRKDVGLFLIASLFNPFLYFIGENFGLKYTSPSISAVVIATIPLLTPVAAYFIVKEKISWLNIAGIALSFAGVLLMLINRDMTFTASPAGMGFLFFAVTSAVIYAPFLKKLTRLYHPVSIIAWQNFFGVLFFLPLFLVLDLKEFLAIRPDGRTISALFQVSLFASTLAYILFTYGVSKIGVSRTNVFTNLIPIFTAVFSYLILSEYFNLNKVLGIVIVIAGVMLTQVQHLTRNDRLRNGPST, encoded by the coding sequence ATGTTACAAAAAGTTCCTGAAAATCCCAAAAAAATATCCTTAAGTTTGCCTCCGCGCAATTTTGAAGCTCCTGTGACCGAGGGAAAACAAAAGATCATCACCTACGGACTGGTTGTCATCTCCATGATTTTCTGGGGTATGAGCTTCATTTGGACGTCGATTGTCTTCCGTTGTTACCCGCCGATAACCACCATTTTTTTGCGGCTGGTCCTGTCTTCCGTCCTGCTGATGGCCGGATTGCTGGCCTTTGGGAAACTTGAGCGGATCAAAAGGAAAGATGTCGGATTATTCCTGATTGCTTCCCTCTTCAATCCTTTCCTCTACTTCATCGGTGAAAATTTCGGGTTAAAGTACACCTCTCCCTCCATCAGCGCGGTAGTGATCGCCACCATCCCGCTGCTGACGCCTGTTGCTGCCTATTTCATCGTTAAGGAAAAAATCTCCTGGCTGAACATTGCCGGAATCGCTCTGTCATTTGCAGGTGTCTTGCTGATGCTGATCAACCGCGACATGACCTTCACAGCCTCCCCTGCCGGGATGGGGTTCCTCTTTTTTGCAGTCACCTCAGCGGTGATCTACGCCCCTTTTCTGAAAAAGCTGACCCGGCTGTACCATCCGGTCTCGATCATTGCCTGGCAAAATTTCTTTGGGGTGCTTTTTTTCCTGCCGTTGTTCCTGGTCTTGGATCTCAAAGAATTTCTGGCGATCAGGCCTGACGGCAGAACGATCTCCGCACTTTTTCAGGTCTCACTTTTTGCTTCAACCCTTGCTTACATCCTGTTCACATACGGTGTCAGCAAAATTGGTGTAAGCCGGACCAATGTCTTTACCAACCTTATCCCGATATTCACGGCTGTTTTTTCCTACCTGATTCTTTCGGAATATTTCAACCTGAACAAGGTCCTTGGAATCGTCATTGTCATCGCAGGTGTCATGCTGACGCAAGTTCAGCATTTGACCAGGAACGACCGGCTGAGGAATGGGCCTTCAACCTGA
- a CDS encoding RNA polymerase sigma factor: MEVIYKNTHQELVEQCREENPKAQLELYKMYVKAMYNTSLRIVGRPQDAEDIMQDSFLDAFRHLHEYKGTSSFGAWLRRIVVNNSLDALKKNAGLTFIEEYDHQIPQEETDEEDISLKVGEIHQAVNELPADYRVVLSLYLFEGYDHDEIAEILNISNNTSRIRYFRAKQKLLEIIKESRIRKYII, from the coding sequence TTGGAAGTTATTTACAAAAATACGCACCAGGAACTCGTTGAGCAGTGCAGGGAGGAAAATCCGAAAGCACAGCTAGAATTATATAAGATGTACGTTAAAGCCATGTATAACACCAGTTTGCGAATAGTCGGCAGGCCCCAGGATGCGGAAGACATCATGCAGGATTCCTTCCTGGATGCCTTTCGGCATCTGCACGAATATAAAGGTACTTCCAGTTTTGGAGCGTGGCTCAGGCGCATCGTGGTCAATAACTCCCTGGACGCACTGAAGAAGAATGCCGGACTTACGTTCATTGAGGAATACGATCATCAGATACCCCAGGAGGAGACGGACGAGGAAGACATTTCCCTGAAGGTCGGCGAGATCCACCAGGCGGTCAATGAACTCCCGGCTGATTACAGGGTCGTATTATCCCTCTATTTGTTCGAAGGATACGATCACGATGAGATTGCTGAAATATTGAACATTTCAAACAATACCTCCCGGATCCGGTACTTCAGGGCGAAGCAAAAACTGTTGGAGATCATCAAGGAATCCCGTATCCGGAAATATATT